CTCAAGTTCACGTCAGCGCCTCTGGTGGCTTTACACCACAATTCCTGCAAACTCTcagctttttattcccttttcctccttcagctCTGGCACCGCAGCTCTGGGATTGTTTAATTGCCCAGGCATGTTGAGGAAAACTGGCGCTCTGTGCTGACTCTGCCAGAGCTCCTCAGGGGGCTCCAGAGCACATTTGGAATTTCTGCTCttgctgggacactgctggtCCGGACAGAGAAGCCACCCGGGGGGGAGTAAAGCAGAGCCACAACCCcgagggctctgcagcagcagctggagcacagggacagcccaaactgggagcagtgccttggaaggaaaaaatggggaaaaactgaAGCTGTTTGGGccaatgtccctgtgctgctctgggagctgcagaaccTTAAGGAGGCGTTGTAATTAGGGCTGGGGTTGCTAAAGTTCAGCCCTGCTCCTAAAGCATCcttgtgcacaaacacacagctctgctgcctctcctggggATTTTGACACAAGGCAGCACTGGACACCATTTGGGGGTCAgatgctgccagctgtgcccacaagAAGCTTTTTTGTCTGCCAGGAAGGCTTTTGCTGGTGCTGGAGATTattctgtgcctgtgccatgTGGCCACTGTTCTCCACTGGCTGGCCAGGAAGGCCGAGCTGGAGCAGCGGCTGAGGTGGGAGCGGCTGGAGCAGGTGGCTCATGGGAACAGCACCTGGccatgcaggaggagcaggagtgcTGGGAATTCCGCAGGCTGCTCAGGTGAGGCCCACGGGGCGGGGACATGTTGGGGCACCACTTGCCATTCCTGGTACTCCCACATTTTTtggacagagcagtgacatGCATCgagctcccaaacccctcagggcTTGGGTTCAGCCTCACAGGAGGTCCCAGCCCAGGCCTTGGGGATGATTCAGATGCTCCTGGGCTCGTCCCCAACAAAGGGCAGCGCTCCAGGAGCAGTGGGCACATCCCGAAGGAGCAGCCCGGGGCTGCTGGAGCCCGAGTGCTGCGGGCAAGGACGGCGTGAGGGAGCCGGGCCCCCTCAGACGGCGCTGCCCCAGGAACGTCTCACCCTGCAGGGGCTCGGCAGCCTCTGCCGGTGCCAGCCCCGGGGCTGTCGGGGGGCATGGCCTGAGGGGCCGGAGGGCAGcgggtgggaggggccgggatGGAGGGACCGGGACCCCATTGGGGAGCCCCGAGCATGGAGGGAGCGAAACGGTGGAGGGGAGACCCCGGGACAGGGGGGAGCAGAGACCCTGCGGTGGGGTCTGCGGAAAGGAGGGACCGCAATGGTGGTCCCAGAGCACCGGGAAGCGCCCAGCTGCCATTGTTCTGTGTGTACCAGGACGGTCACAAGGTGTCTGAACCGATTGTGGCACGGTGTCTGAAGCCACTGTCGCGATGAGTGGGGACCGAGCGTTGCCAGGGTAAGGCCCCCACTGCTCCAGGAAGTGGAGGGGTACTCTGGAAGGTGTGGGGCAGAGCCCTGTACAGGTGaggaaggcagggatggagccgctttggggacacttggaATCCAGACAGGGtcactgcccacagccccacctGCTCAATATTTCCATCCTTTTCTCTCTTGTCTCACAACTGAGCCAGAACTCAAAAATACTTTCTGGGATGTTCTAAAGGGCTGCAGGTTTGAgacaggaaggaggaggagggtccTGGTCAGATTGTTGAGCAGATGGTTGTTGTctttgcaggatttttgggtCTCTCCCAGTCCCTTACCTAGAAGGACAAAGTGAtcaattgctgcatttctggacTTGTTcctccacagctgctttttcagGGGGAGTTTCCAGTCAGtcctgctctgaaaaccacCAAAGGCCACCTCAGAGCCACTGCTTGGGCTCCCTTTGAGTTTGGTCATTCTTGCAGGGCTGAGAAAACTACAGCCAGGCCTTTTCCCCCCACAGAATTCTCATCTTTGCCGTATGTGAAAAACACGTTctctctcctgtgaaaattttagaagtttaaaaaaGGACAATAGGAGACAAGGATCATAGAGCAAAGGTTGTTATAGGTGGGTGCATCTTGGCACTCAGCCAAGAGCACACTTCTCTTCGGGGATACCTCTTAAGTACCTTTTCCCTTAAATCAGCCTCTTGCATATTCATTTACACTTATGCATAGAAATCTTTTCCCCCAAACTAATTTACATTCCAAGAATTGTTTAGCATGGCTCCTCCTTGGATCCGGCTTTTTAGAGCATTATTCCTTGGTTGTGCTTTTAGCCGTTTTTTATCATCATCTTCATTTCTGGGCCTGGGTCCACACTCTCTTCAAGCAGTGAGTGCTGATAGCTGGCATATCTGTAGCAGGTGTCCTCATCCTGTCTTCATCAGATGTATCCCATCCAAGTaggcattttaacacaagcatccttatatcagctatttcacaaagcttaattaacaacagaaataaaaactatatctttgtaacaaagttactttaacatTACATATATAAGTACCATTTTAACATTTGTAAAAATCCAgtaatataatatgtatttacAATACTTGGTGAGAGGGACAAAGTGATCAATTGCATTTCTGGACTGGCTCCCTCTCAACTGCCTCTGCAGGGGGGTttccaggcagccctgctctgaaaaccatcAAAGGCCCTCACTGAGACACTGCTTGGGCTCCCTTTGGGTTTTCTGCttcttgcagagctgagcaaaccacagccagacctttttcccctcagaattctcgcctctgcagcagctctaaagctgccagaatcaaagccaagggggcaggggggaccctCATGTGCTGGCtgccccctggggctgggcagagcagggctgggcaatggccatccctgtgcagtggggctgggccatggctgggccccaccCTTGGATGGCCACTGGCTACAAGGAGCAGGAGTTTGGGAGCTCCTTCCTGCCCGGGGCTCCattccccagctgctcttggTGGCTCAGATCCTGCAGGGGACGAGCAAGAATGGAGAAGTCTAGAAACACCAGGAGCTGCCatcccccagggcaggagcccctTGTCCAGCATTTGTCCCCCATGGGACAGGAAGCCCTCAGGACAGACAGGAGCCCCCTGGATGTGCCCTCCCAGGACAGAATCTGCCCTCCCCCGTGACACTCAGCACAAATGGCCTCTTCCTTCTGTGCAGAAGAGAGAAAGTGCTgggggggcacagctgggcacccccatccccccacagcctccccagccgTCCCTCCCCTCACCCCTGCTTCCCCCACCCTGAGCTTCCCCCAACCCATTCCCTGCTCAGGAGCTCCCCAGGATCATCAAGGCATGAACTGGGAGGTTGGGAATTTGAGGTACTGTCCCTAACATCtgttcatgaaaatcctttctttaggatttttcctcctgggaagctgaggccccagaaaaagaatgtaaaccatggttatctgctgctgtggaatgcaacaggtgcacccgtgattggcccatgttggatgtgtatagttaatggccaatcaaggaccgAGTTGTCTCTGGGACAGAGTCGGAGAGACCTCCTTTGTTATTcgttcttttctatttttagctcagctagccttctgagaactttctctcttatttctttttagtatagctATAATGTAATATACATATCATAacataataaatcaagccttctgaacatgaggtcaacattctcatctctcttcatcctgcaactCTTGTGACCACTGTGACAAGGTAtcaaaggaaggaaatggaaatgaacAACGGAAAATGCCCCTGGGTGTTGGGGTGGCACAAACCCAGAGCACCTCTTGTTGCCCCCCCAAATCATGGACAACCCAGCAGGCAGCGCGAGCCCctgggtcaccccaaaatctgaggcagccagggaaggagctgtgaccCACATGCCCATCCCGTCACTGTCCATCCCTGGCAAACTCATTCCCCCGGGAAGCTGACCATGGGACCCCCATTCCTTCTGTCTCCCCTTCCCTGGGACCCccatcctggcactgccatcACCAAGGATCTCCATGGCCCAGAACCCCATTCCCAAGGAACCCTCTCCCATTCATTCCATCCCCTGAAATCCCCATTCCCCCGGGACCTTAATTCTCCCAGGTCCCCCCATTCCCCCTgcaccccatccctggcacaaAAATCCCCTGATGAGGgatttattactattaaaatttattacaattaaaaaattgtCTTATATACTGTTTTAAATGTACTTTACCTTTCTTCTAGTCTCctctcaaaacaaaaaagtaataaatacaTTCTGATAAATGCACTAATAATAAACCAACACTAAACCCACCACACTAATTATTACATTAACCAAAATATCTcaaattaacaaaccaaaaccatgaCACCAAATACCTGGAGCCCACCTTCCCCTGGGACTCCCATCCCTGAGTCCCCCCAGCCATGGGGacccccattcccatggcaCCCCCATCCCCTGTGACTCCCCCTCCTCACGACCCCAGTTCCCCCATGGACCCATTCCCTGgagccccattcccaggacTCCCTTCTCCCCTGGATACCCATCCCtggctccccaaaccccctgagtCCCCTTGCTCCTGGGAAGCCCATGTCCCACCTATCCAGAGACAGCCTTGTCCCCAGCATATCTccaccctgcccacagcctgtccccagcttgTGGCCACCCTGCCCCCACCAAGGGCCACCTACACATGGGGACAGATGTGACctcgcttccttccccttcaccCAAAGAGCCGCCAGCCAGGGGAGCAGTGGCCACAGCAGcgagtgacagccagtgcacatggctggggacaccgggatggccgGGAAGGTGgcactgctcctgtggggtgagtgcccTGGGCACGGGCCAGGCTGGTAGTACCCCGGGGATGGGCGCTGGTGAGGCAGAgtgtggtggggagggggcacaggggagctgTAGGGTTCCCTGAGGTTCCCAATGCCAGAAGAGCCAGAGCATGAGGTGACCGGGGTCATGGGGTGGCcgtggggacaggagagggtgAACAGGGCTGGATGGATAGGAATGTGGGGAGGGgcttcctggggctggggcagcagtggggacaggggcacaaggatgcagggatgcaaggatgcagggacagggagaagaaGACAAGCACAATGTGGATGGGCCATGGAGACAGAGGCCATAGGGCTGGCGGGGGAGACCTGTGCTAGCACAGTGTCCCCATCGAGACATCAATTGGTGCCACACCAATTTCCCCAGGAGGACAGTTCAGGGGCAGCCCCTATGACCCATTCCCCTGTGCACAACTGTCCCCATGGTGCCACACTCACTGAGCCCTGtctcttctcccttccagcccagaccctcGGCCTCACTGGTGAGTCCTCGGGGGATGCCATGGCCCaaccccgctgtccccagccccacgctggccctggcaggctggtcTCCGCTGTCACCTGCAGGCACCCagaccacccagctcctggtggagccCCCCTGGAGGCCGGCGGTGCTGTGGGACcgggtgacactgacctgccagggctTGGGGACCAGTGGTGTCACCAGCTGGTACAAGGATGGGCAGCgctggaggcaggagggacACAACAACCTCACTGTCACCGAGAGTGGCATCTACACATGTGAGAGACCCAGCAgtgggctcagccctcctgtgAGAGTCTTAGATGGTGAGGGGCTTTGGGTGCCCCCATCCTGGCACCCGCAGTGACCCcggggctctgggtgggctCTGCTCCATGGGTCACTTCCTGTGTGACCAGagcctgtcccctgctctggggacatcccagagcatcccagtgccagcagaCCCTgtttgtggatttggggatcctTGGTGTGCTGCATGTGAGCCAATATGGGGGTTGTGATGGCATTGGGACCGGCCAGGTCCCGTTGTTATAACAGGACCCCCGTGTCCCACAGCCCCATTGGCGCTGCAGGTGCCGGTGCGGGCGCTGCTGGAGGAGGACACGGTGACACTGCGCTGCCGGCACTGGCGGGACAACCCAGTCAGCTCAGTGTCCTTTTACCACGAGGAAAAGAAACTGCAGGAGCTCCTTGATGCGACCGAGCtgttcctgtcccctctgcatCTGCAACACAGCGGCCGCTACAGCTGTGGGAGCATGGTGAAATCCAGGGTACCATGGGGATGGGAGAAGTCGGAatcagtgacagtgacagtgcaagGTGAGCACTCCACAACTGCCACTCCaacccccccacagcccctccctaGTGACTCAGGCTCACAaatctccctcctctctcctttccagagCTTTTCACAGTGCCGGTGCTGGACGGTCCCTCCGAGGCCACCGAGGGGTCCCCCCTgactctcagctgcctcagcacccccagccccgtgCGGCCCCAACCCCCTCTCCTGCACCTGTTCTACCGGGACGGGCAGGTGGTGGGGAGCCCACAggggtccctgcagctgctggtgcccgcCATGGAGGTCTCCCACTCAGGGAATTACAGCTGCCAGGTGCGCTCCGAGGTGGAGGCCATGCAGAagagcagtgccctgctccatGTCACGGTGCGCAGTGAGTGCAGAGATGGGCAGGGGAAGCCCCCATGGCCTCCTTGGGTCCCCTGCCTGGGTACCTCCATTACTGCCCCGGTCCCCCCATCCCTCACTGGGTCCATTCACCCATCTCTGAGTCAACCCCACCCCTCTCTGCTGTTTCCCCGCAGTCCCCAATTCCCACCATACCCTCTCTGGGTCTCCATATCCGCACTGGGGTCCTCCCATCTCCCGCTCCATGTGTCCCCTCATTAAACCCACCATCCTTCCTTGGGGTACCTATCTAAGccccaccccagctctgcacctcCTTTCCCTCACTggtctctcccttcccctccctgacctcccCCCAAGTCCCTCAATGTCCCTGGTGTCTCCCCCTCCCACAGGGGTTCTGCCCTtgagggtgtccctgtcagCGCAGCCTTGTGCTGAGCTGCACGGTGGCCACAGGGAGAGGTCACCTGTCCATTTCCTGGTGCCCGAGAAGGGCTCAAGGGCACGCTTGGCACTGGCCCCGCCTGGAGCTGCACCACACAGGGCACAATGGCAGCGGCCACTGCCAGTGCGGGGACAGCATGGCTGAGTGTCCCCCTGAATGTCACTGTCCTTTGTGAGTGGGACCCTCAGACTGGGGGTGACCCCACCCACGGCATCCCTATCCACCTCAccaggtgccagccctgtctGTTTCCCCACAGTGCCTGTggccaatgccaccatcaccctcagtcccctgtcacaccaggtGCGTGCAGGTGACCCCGTGACCCTGCACTGCTCAGtgcaggtgggctcagcccctgtcacCTACACCTGACTGCACAatgggcaggaggtggcccaaggtcccctcctggagctcagagctgtcGATGTGGGACATTCGGGCACCTACCAGTGCATGGCCAccaaccagctgggacaggatgggCACCAGGCCCTGAGCTGGCCCTGGAGGTGACAACACAGGAACGGGGCACAGGTAGGGTCACACGGGGTCACATGGGGGGTGCAGAACCTCTGGGGTTCTGGGATGACCCTGATGTGTctgtctctgtccccagcagtggccACAGGGGTCTGCGGGTCCCTCCTGTTCCTActtctgctcctggctgtcatcaggggctggcactggtggcaccacCTGGGTGGGTGACAATGAGGGGGAATGGGGGTCCCAGGGATTGGGGTGAAACCCCCACAGAATTTGAGGTCCAGAGGGAAGCACCAACAGCTCCTGACCTGGGTGAAGCTGAATCCCTAGTGATCtcacctgggggtcctgggggatttggggaggtcCTGCAGAGTCGTGCAGGGACATTGTGGGTTCTGTTAGGGGTTTGGAGGAGTTTGGGGTCTCAGTGGATTCAGTGGGTGATTCAAGGCTCATTAGGGGCTTCAGGGATGCATGAGGCTCCCAGGGGCAGTCAGAGGTCTCAAGGGTGTCAGGGGCCCTGAGAACTCCACAGTCACCCCTCCCCCCTTTCCCTTGCAGCCCTcaggaaacagcaggaaaggTGAGTGGGGTGGGTCCAGGCCTGAACCCCCATTTTATGTTCATAACGACCCCCCACACCCTCACAGACATCCCCTTATCCTTGCAGGGGCCCCCCATGGCCCTCGGCCCCTCCAGAGGCAAGGGAGGTGCTGCACAGCCAGGTCATGCGAAAGAAGAAGGTGGGGGGTGAGTACAGGTGGGGGtgtgggacaggggggacagggacatgtcACCCTAGGGGTGTCACCTCCCATCCAGATTCCCTCAGCCGGTGTCTCTTGCAGTGCCCCCCTGTGCCACATCCTCCCAGGTGACcaatgcagagctgccaggacccCATGGGCAACAGCAGGACTGCAGTGACATCTACGAGAACATACTGtgacactgggggcactgggggcactggaggTCCCTGCCTGAGGGCATCTCCCTCTGTGTGTCcgccccccagctccctgtgcccactgtgCCCACTGTGCCATGGGGGGTGGCCACAAGTGTGGGGTCCCATatggggctgcccagagctccccgttccagtgctcccagtgctcccagtacctCCAGGAGCTCTCCATTCCCTCCCCCAGTACCAGGGGACACAGCATCTCTGTTCCTCTTATGGGACCCAAAACGCACCTTTTCATTAAACCAGGAGaaatggtttttgtttgttcaggTCTGCCCTGTTTGGCTCAGGAAGGATGGTCCCGGTCAGGTTGTTGTGCAGATCTTTGTGGGatttgcaggatttttggggctttgtcttggtttgaaagacaggtgtctgttaaggaaggaaggagcttctctggaaatggaaaatataaaccccttccctctgaattattaaaattttggaattaaggggctctcaggtaaAGATATGGGAGTAAGAATAACAGTCCTTTAataggaaaatgtaaaaataaaaataaaaattgttataGATGAATAGTGAGATGATTGGCTCTAACAATTAAGGAATGaatattgtgtgaatattaagagaAGCTTTAttgatgtatagttatgttatcGTAGTTTATTGTTTAGATGCCCTCTGTTCTCCTCACAGTCCCCTTTCCCCATCCTCTGTATTGTCGCCACCGGACAGCCTGGGTTATTTAGGACAGGTAAAAGGAAGGCGTGTACATGTGCCCCTCCTACAGGGCAGTTGAGAATGAAAAAGCTTGTTGCTATTGGAAGGCACAGCATGACAACACCTGACCCACCAATCAAGTTGCAGGAAAGCAATCTCCACCAATAAACGGCAAAGAAGAtttgactgacagactttgcGAGGGGCCAGGGTTGGCTGATGCAAGCCCCAGAGGTATAAAAGGTGAAGCACCTGTCTCAAAGATGAGCTGTGTGGTAAGCAGTCGTGAGGGAGGCTCCCAGGTGTGTTTTTCCATATggttatgtttgcccaattatcccatcatcAAAAAACCAAGCAATATTAGAAgtagcagcaattttaattgaatagtttagaaaatatatgaaattgGATAGACTTGAAATATTAACaatataatttgattaaaaataagagataatttggttccaataatagcgcataagcaaaagATAACTGCGAGGTATGGAATGCAGGGCTCTTGGACTCTTGCCACCTCATGTACGAGCTTGCCAATTGAAGATTCCCCCctatatgccatgtgtcaatgccatctcctcccattttcgATTCATCACACTTCTACCTCCGCCCTCATCAACACCTTCACCATGCATGCGCCACCACTTCTTTTGGTGGTCACACAAGTCTTTGGAGGttgtcactgatgaaggcctCTACTCTTCCCCtgtgtcctttaattcacctttgggttacacatgagcaccaagccagtacaatgtaagccaaaaCTAACATATTACTGCATTTAAGCATCAAAGCAATAAATCTCTTATAGCTGGCATTTTCCAAGAAATTGTGGAGACACATTTTCACTCTTGAATCAAGCACTGATACCCAAAAGTGAAAACTATCTCAAACAATAGGAGCCATTATAGGCCAACCAGAAAAAGTTTTCTTCCTGAAACCACTTCAATATAAAATCAAGAAGAAACTGGGAATACATCAGTTTCTTTATTTACCCAACTAAGCCAAATCTGTCCTAGGCAGGGATTTGCTTGAAAATTTGGAAGCAACTGTTctgtttagaaaaagaaaacttaaattGAAGGTACCTGAAGACAAATGAGCAGTTTTAGCAATAGGACTGACAATTGACACAAGACCAACAAACAAGAAGAACTATTTAGAGCAAGTATTGAATCAGGTGTACACAAGAGTATGGGATACTCATAGCCCAGGAAAATCAAAATGAGCAGACACTATGAAAATTGAGCTACAGACAAGTGTTAGTAGTTAGTAGTCAGAAAGCAATACCCTTGAAGATTAGAAGCTAGGAAAGCAATAGAGCCAACAATCAATAAATTCCTGACATCAGGACTATTGGAAGAATGGGAGTCAAAATTTAATACTGCTAGATTAGCAATAAAGAAACCTAATGGAACTTAGAGACTAGTGCCAGATTTCCAGGCAATGAATGAGTTATACCTTACTAGCTTACTAGCTAAACTTGGAGATGATTTTATTTAGTGCGGGGAAGGTCCATGGGCAGGTGCTGTGGAGAGCCGTTCCCTCTTGGTCTGAGAgaccagctcccccagcccacctTGCTCTCATGCCCAGAGGTTTTAACGTGCGCTCAACTGGCAGCCGAAGGAGGGCTCTTGACACCGTGTCTGATGCAACAGAATTTATTGAAGGTAGGTCAGAGGGTGCAGGTTGGGTGAGGGTGAAAAGAGGGACAGGAAGaggcaggagcacaaacactgtAACATGACACAAGGCACCTGCAAGCTGCTGGGGAAGCCTCAAGTCTGCTCAGTGAGCCACGTGTGCCCTCAGCATTGGGAAAGCCACCTTTCCCTCAGTGAGCCTCCCATCCCAGGGTGAGCAAATCAAGAGGCACCAGGAATGCTGTAGGTGACTCAGAGCGAGTGCAGTGGGTCATGGTGGCCAGGGGCCAGAAGCAGGCAGAAAGCCAACGGGGCTGGGGaaaaggctctgctctgcttacAGCATAGGCTGAGGGCCGGGAGGGCTCCATTTCCCCCTTGAGATGTTGGAGACGGGGCCTTTCACCCTCCTGATAGGgctgcccctggctgcaggcagccagaggAGTACGACGACACAAGGCCGAGAGCAGCAAAGCAATGTGCCAGCcgtgcacagcacagggaggtggcCCAGTGCAAAGCCAGCGTGGCACCCTGAAGGTGCCCGCTGCACTCTCATGTGTCCCTGCCTTGGGAAGGACAGGAATGTCCGTGGTCCAAGAGGGCCTTTCTGTGGCCCCTGTGGgttcaaagctgctgctcttctggctCATGGGGCCTAAAGCCACAGAGCTTGGCCTCCCCCACAGCAACAGGAACAAGACTTGGCAATCCGGCAGTGGAGCTCAATGCCTAAGGCTGCAttctggagcacagggagggcacaTGCCCAGCCCCACAACTGCTGGCCTCACAGCCCTGAAAGGCTGTTCCACGCCTGATTCCAGGGGGTCCCTCCAACGGGCCACCGACCTGGAAGCGCCAGAGCAGCTGGCTGTCAGGATCAAGGCAGCTGCCAGGGGGCTGCTTATGGCCTCTGACAGCCAATTGCTCCGGGCTTAGCAGGGCCTCAGCCCCTCAGGgtctcccccagcctggccaagcTTCCcggcagcagccccacagccccacagtaGCTCCAGAGGAGCCCCATCTtgagccctcagcaaggcagccagcagcacatggGCAGAAGGACATGGATGGACCTTCCTCCCCGGCACAGGGCTTGTGACCATCTCCAGGCACCCCTCTTGGCAGGGATCCCAAAACTCCTCCAGGACCCCAAAAGATCCACAACATCCCTTTACAGCTCTCCGGAGacctccccaaaccctctgggACCTCCCAGTGCCCTCGTAATTTTCCTGAAAGCCCAGCCAGGGATGGCTCTGGAGCAGAACCACTACCCTCCAGATTCTCCCAGGGCGTCCAGCCGAGGTCACTGCAGGCTCATTTTCCCCCAGCTCACCGGACCTGGTGCTGCTCATCTCTGCCCCCACTCTGGGGGCTCCCCCtcaccccaggacccccatcCTCTCCATTGTCGCCCACCCCAACGGTGCCACCACTGACAGCCCCCAATGACAGCCAGGAGCATGAACAGGAGGGTCCTGCCGACattcacagccactgctggggacagagggagacACACCTGGGTCACCCTAAACTGCAGGAGTCCTGAACACCCCAGTGACCCCGCGTGACCCCCACCTGTAACCGAGGGTGAGCCAGGTGACACCTCCAGGGCTAGCCCTGGGCTGAATGCCCGGATCACGCGGTGCccgtcctgtcccagctggttggTGGCCACGCACTGGTAGGTGCCCAAATGTCCCACATCGAtggccctgagctccaggaggggacccCGGGCCATGTCCTGCCCGttgtgcagccaggtgaaggtGACAGGTGCTGAGCCCACCTGCACCAGGCAGTGCAGGGTCACGGGGTCACCTGCATGCACCTGATGTGACAGGGGACCaggggtgatggtggcattggccacgggcactgcagggacagagataGGGCTGCCACATGGTGAGTGGGATACGAGTGCTGTGGGTGGGTTCACCCTCAGCCCGAGAGTTCCGCTTACCCAGGATGGTGACATTCAGGAGCACACTCAGCCACGCTGTCCTGGCACTGGTGGTGGCTGCTGTCATTGCCCCCAACGTGCCAGAACTCCAGGTGGGGCCCCTGAGCCCCTCTGGTGCCAGGAGAAGGACAGAGGACCTGTCCCAGCAGCCAccacacagctcagcaccaggcGGTCCTTGAGTGCCACCTGTCCCCTGGGGGGCTG
The genomic region above belongs to Zonotrichia leucophrys gambelii isolate GWCS_2022_RI unplaced genomic scaffold, RI_Zleu_2.0 Scaffold_70_233381, whole genome shotgun sequence and contains:
- the LOC135460636 gene encoding Fc receptor-like protein 3, giving the protein MDFGHLGTYQCMAKNQLGVFRALSPELAMELPQRTRKEEGEVLYTHVVVTKKAGRRLLLVLEIILCLCHVATVLHWLARKAELEQRLRWERLEQSRQPGEQWPQQRVTASAHGWGHRDGREAQTLGLTGTQTTQLLVEPPWRPAVLWDRVTLTCQGLGTSGVTSWYKDGQRWRQEGHNNLTVTESGIYTCERPSSGLSPPVRVLDAPLALQVPVRALLEEDTVTLRCRHWRDNPVSSVSFYHEEKKLQELLDATELFLSPLHLQHSGRYSCGSMVKSRVPWGWEKSESVTVTVQELFTVPVLDGPSEATEGSPLTLSCLSTPSPVRPQPPLLHLFYRDGQVVGSPQGSLQLLVPAMEVSHSGNYSCQVRSEVEAMQKSSALLHVTVRMPVANATITLSPLSHQVRAALRKQQERGPPWPSAPPEAREVLHSQVMRKKKVGVPPCATSSQVTNAELPGPHGQQQDCSDIYENIL